The stretch of DNA GTGAATTTGGGGACACTTAATGCATGTGCTTCTGCCATCTGCTGCCgcagcacaggaaaagcacaTCAGAGAGGGAGACAAGCCTCGTCCTggattcatttatttatttgaaaattatgaTCCCACACGAGTGAAAGTGTTTAGGAAGTTTGGGGTCTTCAGCAtggatttttaatatttttaatattaacagttatatgtgtatataaatatatttatacataattTGAAGTCTGTAGGCTTTAGCCACTAAGTCATTAGTGTGTTGGAGTAGAGTAGAAATGTGACTCCAGGTGTAACTCCAGGGTGTAACTCCAGGGTTCTGCCAACCCAGCTTGTCTcagaaggctctgcagagcttccaCAGTCTCCACATGGATTCCTTCACCTCGTTGCTCCTCAGGGTGTAGATGAGGGGGTTCATCATGGGCGAGAAGGTTGTGTAGATGACACAGACGTACTTGTTGGAGGGCAAGGTCCCAGCAGGCCGCAGGTAGGTGAAGATACAGGGCACGAAGACCAGGGTGACAACCATCAGGTGTGAGGCACAGGTGGACAACGCCTTCCAGTGCCCCTGGGAGAGGTGGCCCCGCACCTTGGCCAGGATGAGCACATAGGAGGCCACCAGCACCAGGAAGCAGCCCAGGGATATGAGGCCACTGTTGGAGGCCATGAGCCACTCGGTGAGGGCGGTGTTGGTGCAGGCCAGTTGGACGACGGGCAGCACGTCACAGAAGTAGCTGTGGATCATGTTGGGGCCGCAGAAGGGCAGCTGGAGCACGAGCAGAGTCTGGATAATGGAGTGGATaaagcccccagcccagcaggcagctaCCAGGGCCCAGCAGGCCCTGCGGGCCATGATGGCCGTGTATTGCAGGGGCCTGCAGATGGCCGTGTAGCGGTCGAATGCCATCACCGTCAGGAGGAACATCTCTGAGGAACCCACAAAGTGCAGGAAAAACAGCTGGGCCATGCAGCCCTCAAAGGCAATGGCCTTGTGCCCCGAGAGCAGGGCCACCAGCACCCTGGGGGCAGTGACAGAGGTGTAGCAGATATCGATGAAGGACaggtggcagaggaggaagtACATGGGCGAGGAGAGCTTGGGGTCAGTCCTGACTGTCACGATGATGAGGAGGTTGCCCAGCAGGACCATGGTGTAGGCCAGGAGGAAAAGGGTGAAGAAGAGGAATTGCAGCTCCTGGGTGTCAGAGAGCCCCAGAAGGATGAATTCAGTCACCCGGGAGAAGTTGCCCTGTGCcattgctgcagctcaggctcCCATGGCACATGTGTGGGCCTGGCcaggaagagaagggaatgTGCTCCAGCTCCAAGGCTCATGGATGGTGTGAGCAGGAtgcatttgctgctgcagaaagccCAGTGTCATGTCATAAATGACAGAAGGCAGAGTTTGCACTCACCCCCACCTCTTCTGGCCCTATTCAGGTCTCTGGGCCCTCCACATTGACCTTCTCCACTCAACTCACTCTGACCACTATTTTCCTGCATTGTAGTTGGTGTGCTTCCATTCTGTCAaggagaaatcacagaatcatggaattgttgaggttggaaaagccctctaagagCATTGAGTCCAGTCatgcccccagcactgccaagccctccactaaaccatgtccccaaacCATGCCACAtccaaacagcttttaaatccctccaggaatggtgattcCAGCACATCCTGCTGTCAGATACCAAGAGCCATGAATGCTGGAAAAATGCTGTGCTGTCCTTTTTCCTACTGGAATTTGAAGTGCCAGCATGGAAGCAAATGCTGCCATTCTCAAGCATGAGCTGTTCCATGTTCTGATCCTTAATAGCACTCCTCTAAATTGAGGAAATGGCTCTCCAGTTAGCTTGTCCACTCTGAAACTGGGAATACATGCACAGAAACCAGGTCTGGGAGGttcctcactgaaaaaaattgggGTTTCTAacacagcagaagctgcaaaGCCCTGCACAGTTTCTCcacctctttattttttaaagggatttttaaagttCTTCAGTAGACAAATACACTCTGGCCTGCGGAGGTTAAAGTGGGACAGCAGAGGAATGCACATTTCCTTTTAGAATCCCACAAGGaaattctcatttctgctgAGGAGTTTATAACTCAGAGAGAAGGAGGTTACAAGTGAGAAACCGGGTACCTACGATGCCAACAGCATTAAATAAAGTTGCTTTAGGATCTGTCTTTTGGGACAATTTCAATTTAAAGGCAATGCTTCCTTGAAGGAGTAACGGTGATACCCAAGCCAGATTGTGTCACTGACGTGTAATAACAAGCTCTGGTTATTTATCTGAGGAGGGTGGTGGAAATAATATTCAGGTCCTGGATGTGGTGTGGAACACCCCATAAATACACCTGTAGTGACACTGGGGTAGTGAATGAGCTGTTGGTGACCCTCCTTTACTGACAAACACCCACAAATGCACCTTTGCAGCATTCTCATGCAGAGCACAAGAATCACTAGTGTGGGatatccctggaagtgctcaagacCAAGCTGGACAGGgattggagcaacctggcctgtggacctgcccatggcagggggggtcagaacaagatgagctttaaggtcccttccaacccaaaccattctgggattcttaATCTgtaactgatttttaaatttttctttcctaaatcGTAAAATAGACCTCACAAAAGTCACTCACCAGCAATGCTGCTTTGCAAAGGCAGGATTTCAGTGCGGCCTGagcaaaacaaaggaacaaTCCCAGGACACTTCCACAGAGAGTTCACTTGCTGTTGCTCCTCTGACGGCCTCCCCAAACCACTTCAGGGGGTTCCATCAGAACCTCTCAGTTCCATCAGAAACTCTCTGCAAGTTGCTGCTCAGAAGTTGTGAAAACAGCTCTGTATCTCTGCCAACTCTGAGCCCTGAAAAGAACAGCCCAACCTTCTGTATTTCCcattctgcaaaaaaaaccaacctccAGGAGCTTCTGCAAGTACAATTATTTCTGTAGCAGAAATAGTTCAAGTAAATCACCCAGCAGAAGCGCAAGACTATCAGGAGTAATGAGATCCCAGAGGCAAAGGGAGTTTTGTCAGAAATCATCAGTGGGCAAGGAGCTAAAATTGTTCTCTGGATAGTTGTTAGTGTAGTCTCTGGAGAGAGATGTCAGGAGTAAAAATGTCTCTTACATAGGACATTTATATAAATTCATATAAATGGAtataaattttgctttctgtcctAAGCCAATATTTCTCAtctgcaattttatttcttattaacTTACACGTTGACAGCACAAACCAAAAATATCACAGATGTTATCCCTTAGACACTTGACttacaaatttaaaacaagagGCAACACATGAAATCActtcacacaaaaaaatgtaC from Corvus cornix cornix isolate S_Up_H32 chromosome 5, ASM73873v5, whole genome shotgun sequence encodes:
- the LOC104697625 gene encoding olfactory receptor 4D5-like, giving the protein MAQGNFSRVTEFILLGLSDTQELQFLFFTLFLLAYTMVLLGNLLIIVTVRTDPKLSSPMYFLLCHLSFIDICYTSVTAPRVLVALLSGHKAIAFEGCMAQLFFLHFVGSSEMFLLTVMAFDRYTAICRPLQYTAIMARRACWALVAACWAGGFIHSIIQTLLVLQLPFCGPNMIHSYFCDVLPVVQLACTNTALTEWLMASNSGLISLGCFLVLVASYVLILAKVRGHLSQGHWKALSTCASHLMVVTLVFVPCIFTYLRPAGTLPSNKYVCVIYTTFSPMMNPLIYTLRSNEVKESMWRLWKLCRAF